In Thermotomaculum hydrothermale, a single genomic region encodes these proteins:
- a CDS encoding RHS repeat domain-containing protein, with amino-acid sequence MKGNQTVLTKTEITTTYDENNQKITEVKEDYENNKITITIPEYYLFGYTEKPGEMPQNLTQNTSYTIKVYTTHYASIETTHKQVKLINMPFNLTFYHQDHLGTTRYITNDSGEILHTTDTLAYGEELTAPYENNKDEVLNTITYTGHEKDYETDLTYMLARYYSSQTGRFLSPDPGYDYDQLDPMSWNLYTYVRGNPITHLDPTGMELSTEEKKRLEELYKQGEFKELDKEIRSILQDRMDKYNEWNAEYSGQEDFNSTVIDLKVNGYLKHVDWSKVDTSIKKLMIGPLAKKTINPPANYGKTREGSETGERVCNNMQTYVATPLIFIPGMSYVGAGVNFVAGYAKINFAETKVKLDPTEKNKKNLEMTRVQMKLSVFVFVGAQTSALSLPPEGANLYKKIIDVLYSGIDSVFGIAQQQTQEK; translated from the coding sequence ATGAAAGGAAATCAAACAGTATTAACCAAAACAGAAATCACAACAACCTATGATGAAAACAACCAGAAAATAACTGAAGTAAAAGAAGACTACGAAAACAACAAAATAACAATCACCATCCCCGAATACTACCTCTTTGGCTACACAGAAAAGCCAGGGGAAATGCCCCAAAACCTCACGCAAAACACAAGTTACACAATAAAAGTCTATACAACACACTATGCATCAATAGAAACAACACACAAACAAGTTAAACTAATCAACATGCCATTTAACCTAACCTTCTACCACCAAGACCACTTAGGCACAACAAGATACATAACAAACGATTCAGGGGAAATCCTGCACACTACAGACACATTGGCTTATGGAGAAGAACTCACCGCACCTTATGAAAACAACAAAGACGAAGTACTAAACACCATAACCTACACCGGCCACGAAAAAGACTACGAAACTGATTTAACTTATATGCTTGCAAGATACTACTCATCCCAAACAGGCCGCTTCCTCTCCCCCGACCCCGGCTACGACTACGACCAATTAGACCCCATGTCCTGGAACCTGTACACCTATGTGAGGGGGAATCCGATAACCCACCTTGACCCAACAGGGATGGAATTATCAACCGAAGAAAAGAAAAGGTTAGAAGAATTATATAAACAAGGCGAGTTTAAAGAACTTGACAAGGAAATTCGTTCAATTCTTCAGGACAGAATGGACAAATACAATGAATGGAACGCAGAATATAGTGGACAGGAGGATTTTAATTCAACGGTAATAGATTTAAAGGTAAATGGTTATTTAAAACATGTTGATTGGAGCAAAGTAGATACCTCAATAAAAAAATTAATGATAGGACCTTTAGCGAAGAAAACAATAAATCCACCTGCTAATTATGGTAAAACTAGAGAAGGATCTGAAACAGGTGAACGAGTATGTAACAATATGCAGACCTATGTTGCTACACCATTGATTTTTATTCCAGGCATGTCATATGTGGGAGCAGGCGTGAATTTTGTAGCGGGATATGCAAAGATTAACTTTGCAGAAACAAAAGTGAAATTAGACCCAACAGAAAAAAATAAGAAGAATTTAGAAATGACAAGAGTTCAGATGAAGCTAAGTGTATTCGTGTTTGTTGGTGCACAAACTTCTGCATTGTCATTACCACCAGAAGGAGCAAATTTATATAAAAAAATAATTGATGTTCTGTATTCCGGGATAGATTCTGTATTTGGGATTGCGCAGCAACAAACTCAAGAAAAGTAA
- a CDS encoding glycine--tRNA ligase subunit alpha: MTFQELILALQNYWSDKGCIISQPYDIETGAGTMNPHTFLKVLGEKPWNVAYVEPSRRPTDGRYGENPFRVYKHYQFQVIMKPSPDNIIDLYIDSLRAFGIKPEEHDIRFEEDNWESPTLGAWGVGWQVLLDGMEITQFTYFQQAGGIDLNPISVEITYGIERICMFINGIDNIFDLEWAHGVKYGDIRKREEYEFSLYSFEKADVDLHFKLFDLYETECKKMLEAKLPMVAFDWALKCSHTFNMLDAKNAISVTERAGYIARVRNLAVNCAKVYLEAING; encoded by the coding sequence TTGACTTTTCAGGAATTGATTTTAGCATTGCAGAATTACTGGTCGGATAAAGGGTGTATTATTTCCCAGCCCTATGACATTGAAACAGGTGCGGGGACAATGAATCCACACACTTTTTTAAAGGTTTTAGGGGAAAAACCCTGGAATGTTGCCTATGTTGAGCCTTCAAGAAGGCCGACGGACGGAAGGTATGGGGAAAACCCGTTCAGGGTTTACAAGCATTACCAGTTTCAGGTAATTATGAAGCCTTCCCCTGATAACATTATTGACCTTTACATTGATTCTTTAAGGGCTTTTGGGATTAAACCGGAAGAGCATGACATAAGGTTTGAAGAGGATAACTGGGAATCCCCCACATTAGGTGCGTGGGGAGTTGGCTGGCAGGTTTTGTTGGACGGAATGGAGATTACCCAGTTTACATACTTTCAGCAGGCAGGGGGAATTGATTTAAATCCAATTTCTGTTGAAATTACCTATGGGATTGAGAGAATCTGCATGTTTATCAATGGGATAGACAATATCTTTGACCTTGAATGGGCACACGGGGTTAAGTACGGTGATATTAGAAAGAGAGAGGAGTACGAGTTTTCCCTCTATTCCTTTGAAAAGGCTGATGTTGATTTACACTTTAAATTGTTTGATTTATACGAAACAGAGTGCAAGAAGATGCTTGAGGCTAAACTTCCAATGGTTGCCTTTGACTGGGCATTAAAGTGCTCACATACATTCAACATGCTTGACGCAAAGAATGCAATTTCTGTTACCGAAAGGGCAGGATACATTGCAAGGGTTAGAAACCTTGCGGTAAATTGCGCTAAAGTTTATCTGGAGGCAATAAATGGCTGA
- the glyS gene encoding glycine--tRNA ligase subunit beta — translation MAEFLFEIGCEEIPARFIEESLKEGKNILKKLLSEYRINFSEIETYASPTRLVFRIENMDEREEDQTVKVQGPPKRICLDENGNPTKALEGFARKNGIKVEDVKFEQGKTGEIAVAEKFVKGKETSEILQSVLPELLKKIPFRKNMKWGSLNVRFVRPIRWLLAIFNGKVVEFEYANVKSSNKTNGHRILGKRDIEVKSFEDYVKKLEENLVVVDFRKRKEIISNKIKDFEGRTGFKAIEDEDLLDEVTHLVEYPYVVEGEFDKKFLDIPEEVLITSMKEHQKYFAVRDKDGKLANRFLAIASIKEDVKGYVKNGNERVLAARLYDAKFFWDEDRKKPLFSRMEKLERMTFQSDLGTYADKIVRMISLAEVLKNFIDFDFYTSKETIELCKCDLATDMVYEFPELQGIMGGLYAKEEGKPYGVWKGIYDHYKPESFDDEIPETEEGVITSIADKLDTFLGCLAVGIKPTGSKDPFGLRRASQGIVNIIFKKRLDFDFYNFVKESLKTYEKYLKIEKSEWEESIFSIFDARVSFFLEKQGFNYDEINSILAIPHGNFIDSFNRIKALKEMRRDEDFLKVATSFKRINNILNSAKGFEKSSIDESLLVENEEKELFERFKDLKTKVEEFAGEKDYLSGLKEIARLSTTVDTFFDKVMVMAKEENLKQNRLSLLSELKKVFLKIADFSQLVVEKK, via the coding sequence ATGGCTGAGTTTTTATTTGAAATAGGTTGTGAAGAGATACCTGCAAGGTTTATAGAAGAGTCTCTAAAGGAAGGGAAGAATATCCTAAAAAAACTTTTATCTGAGTATAGAATAAACTTTTCTGAAATTGAAACTTACGCTTCCCCAACAAGGCTTGTTTTCAGGATTGAGAATATGGACGAGAGGGAAGAAGACCAGACAGTTAAGGTGCAGGGGCCACCAAAAAGGATTTGCCTTGATGAAAATGGCAATCCAACAAAGGCATTAGAGGGATTTGCAAGAAAGAACGGGATTAAAGTTGAAGATGTGAAATTTGAGCAGGGAAAAACAGGGGAAATTGCTGTTGCGGAAAAATTTGTTAAAGGGAAAGAGACTTCTGAGATTTTGCAAAGTGTTTTGCCAGAGTTGTTAAAGAAAATTCCTTTTAGAAAGAATATGAAGTGGGGAAGCCTGAATGTCAGGTTTGTAAGGCCTATCAGGTGGCTTTTAGCAATTTTCAACGGAAAGGTTGTTGAGTTTGAGTACGCAAATGTAAAATCATCAAATAAAACAAACGGCCACAGGATTTTAGGGAAGAGAGATATTGAGGTTAAGTCTTTTGAAGACTATGTAAAAAAACTTGAAGAAAACCTTGTTGTTGTTGATTTTAGAAAGAGAAAAGAAATCATCTCAAACAAAATAAAGGACTTTGAGGGAAGGACAGGCTTTAAAGCAATTGAAGATGAAGACTTGCTTGACGAGGTAACCCACCTTGTTGAATACCCCTATGTGGTTGAAGGGGAGTTTGACAAAAAGTTTCTTGATATCCCTGAAGAGGTTTTAATTACCTCTATGAAAGAGCATCAAAAATACTTTGCTGTTAGAGACAAAGACGGGAAGCTTGCAAACAGGTTTCTTGCTATTGCATCAATAAAGGAAGATGTTAAGGGATATGTAAAAAACGGAAACGAGAGGGTGCTTGCAGCAAGGCTTTACGATGCAAAATTCTTCTGGGATGAAGACAGGAAAAAACCTTTATTTTCAAGAATGGAAAAGTTAGAGAGAATGACATTTCAATCTGACCTTGGCACTTACGCAGACAAGATTGTAAGAATGATAAGCCTTGCAGAAGTTTTGAAGAATTTTATTGATTTTGACTTTTACACTTCAAAAGAAACAATTGAGCTTTGCAAGTGTGACCTTGCAACCGATATGGTTTACGAATTCCCTGAGTTACAGGGGATTATGGGCGGGCTTTACGCAAAAGAGGAAGGAAAGCCCTATGGAGTGTGGAAAGGGATTTACGACCATTACAAGCCTGAATCTTTTGACGATGAAATCCCTGAAACAGAAGAGGGGGTAATCACTTCAATAGCAGATAAACTTGACACATTTTTAGGCTGCCTTGCAGTTGGGATTAAACCAACAGGCTCAAAAGACCCATTTGGTTTGAGAAGGGCATCTCAGGGAATTGTAAACATAATCTTTAAAAAAAGGCTTGATTTTGACTTTTACAATTTCGTTAAAGAAAGCCTTAAAACCTATGAAAAATATTTGAAAATAGAAAAATCAGAGTGGGAAGAGTCTATATTTTCAATTTTTGACGCAAGAGTCTCTTTTTTCCTTGAAAAACAGGGATTTAATTACGACGAGATAAACTCTATCCTTGCAATTCCACACGGGAATTTTATTGACTCATTCAACAGGATTAAAGCTTTAAAAGAGATGAGAAGAGACGAGGATTTTCTCAAGGTGGCAACAAGCTTTAAGAGGATAAACAACATTTTAAATTCAGCAAAGGGATTTGAAAAATCAAGTATTGACGAAAGCCTATTAGTTGAAAACGAGGAAAAAGAATTGTTTGAGAGATTCAAAGATTTAAAAACAAAGGTTGAAGAGTTTGCAGGAGAGAAAGACTATCTGTCAGGCTTAAAGGAAATAGCCAGACTCTCAACCACAGTTGATACATTCTTTGACAAAGTTATGGTAATGGCAAAGGAAGAAAATTTAAAGCAAAACAGGCTTTCTCTTCTTTCAGAGTTAAAAAAGGTGTTTTTAAAAATAGCAGACTTTTCTCAACTTGTTGTTGAGAAAAAATAG
- the gatB gene encoding Asp-tRNA(Asn)/Glu-tRNA(Gln) amidotransferase subunit GatB — protein MEFEAVIGLEVHAQLKTDTKMFCSCKTDFKDEPNTNTCPVCYGLPGALPVINKKAVEFAIKAGLAFNCKINLTSVFSRKNYFYPDLPKGYQITQYEIPICEGGEVKVDEGKSFRLERIHLEEDAAKSMHKGDRTLVDFNRSGIPLIEIVSKPDMRSGEDAYKYLVQLRAILRYLGICDGNMEEGSLRCDANISVRPKGQKELGTKTELKNLNSFRFVQKAIDYEIKRQIEVIKNGGRIVQETRLYDDRKNETRPMRSKEEAHDYRYFPEPDLKPLVITEEEIEKIRETMPELPLEKALRFEREFGIKKEDAYFLTLEKELADYFEKVAKQSGNPKTASALIQTELLRELNAEKKSIEECKLQPETLVKLIKLIDNKTISMKIAKDIFPEIYKTNKDPEIIVKEKGLVQITDESAIEEICKKVVDANPAQVEKYRNGKQGLFGFFVGQVMKETRGKANPQIVNKILKKLLDS, from the coding sequence ATGGAATTTGAGGCTGTAATAGGCTTGGAGGTTCACGCTCAATTAAAAACAGACACAAAAATGTTTTGCTCCTGCAAAACAGACTTTAAAGATGAACCAAACACAAACACCTGCCCTGTATGTTACGGGCTTCCCGGTGCGCTTCCTGTAATTAACAAAAAGGCTGTGGAATTTGCAATTAAAGCAGGGCTTGCCTTTAACTGCAAGATAAACCTAACATCTGTTTTTTCAAGAAAGAATTACTTTTACCCTGATTTGCCAAAAGGCTATCAGATAACCCAGTATGAAATCCCAATATGTGAAGGGGGAGAGGTTAAAGTTGATGAAGGAAAATCATTCAGGCTTGAGAGGATTCACCTTGAAGAAGATGCGGCAAAGTCAATGCACAAGGGGGATAGAACCCTTGTTGACTTTAACAGAAGCGGTATTCCTCTGATAGAGATTGTTTCAAAGCCTGATATGAGAAGCGGGGAAGACGCATACAAATACCTTGTTCAGTTAAGGGCAATCCTCAGGTATTTAGGAATATGTGACGGAAATATGGAAGAGGGGTCCCTTCGCTGCGATGCAAATATTTCAGTAAGGCCTAAGGGGCAAAAGGAGTTGGGGACAAAAACAGAGTTGAAAAACTTAAACTCATTCAGGTTTGTTCAAAAAGCAATTGACTATGAAATAAAAAGGCAGATTGAGGTAATTAAAAACGGCGGAAGGATAGTTCAGGAGACAAGGCTTTACGACGACAGAAAAAATGAAACAAGGCCAATGCGCTCAAAGGAAGAGGCTCACGATTACAGGTATTTCCCTGAACCTGATTTAAAACCCCTTGTAATTACTGAAGAAGAAATTGAAAAAATTAGAGAAACAATGCCTGAGCTTCCCCTTGAAAAGGCTTTAAGATTTGAGAGAGAATTTGGAATAAAAAAGGAAGACGCATACTTTTTAACATTAGAAAAAGAGCTTGCAGATTACTTTGAAAAGGTGGCAAAACAAAGCGGAAACCCAAAAACAGCCTCAGCACTTATTCAAACAGAGTTGTTAAGAGAATTAAATGCAGAGAAAAAATCTATTGAAGAGTGCAAGTTACAACCAGAAACACTTGTAAAATTAATTAAACTTATAGACAACAAAACAATTTCAATGAAGATAGCAAAGGATATATTCCCTGAAATTTATAAAACAAACAAAGACCCTGAAATTATTGTTAAGGAAAAGGGGCTTGTGCAGATTACAGATGAAAGCGCAATTGAAGAAATTTGCAAAAAGGTTGTGGATGCAAACCCTGCACAGGTTGAAAAGTATAGAAACGGTAAACAGGGGCTTTTCGGATTCTTTGTTGGCCAGGTTATGAAAGAAACAAGGGGAAAGGCCAATCCCCAGATTGTAAATAAGATTTTGAAAAAACTCCTTGATAGTTAA
- a CDS encoding peptidase MA family metallohydrolase, whose protein sequence is MVQQLVIDCDGFLARVCNKYGLKKPEKPIDVYINPDYKFKNEAFPFNLQIAGAYFPDKKIIVLKTTKPFDSDFTSDIFIVFKHEVMHAIIDLNRLKIPLWLNEGLAVFNSRGFSLWDGRELLGINKKKFRQYLKPQSFHNPVNAPISYSLACGLVSYMESYGIDTMSKFFKNLQKGYDFKTAFFAAFGIDFNFFLLMFRDDFLSRYTMFNLIISFKGLGGVIFFLSIIIIFIRYFRNKKRIKKMVEDEKNSQIEPYVEQCEESENKE, encoded by the coding sequence TTGGTTCAGCAGCTTGTTATAGACTGCGACGGATTTTTAGCAAGGGTTTGCAACAAATACGGTTTAAAAAAGCCAGAAAAGCCAATAGATGTTTACATAAATCCAGATTACAAATTTAAAAATGAGGCATTCCCATTTAACTTGCAGATTGCAGGGGCATACTTCCCTGATAAAAAAATAATTGTCTTAAAAACAACAAAACCCTTTGACAGCGATTTTACAAGCGATATATTTATTGTATTTAAGCACGAAGTAATGCACGCAATTATAGACTTAAACAGATTAAAAATTCCATTGTGGTTAAACGAAGGGCTTGCAGTATTCAACAGCAGGGGTTTCTCCCTATGGGACGGAAGGGAATTGCTTGGAATAAACAAAAAAAAATTCAGGCAATACCTTAAACCTCAATCCTTCCACAACCCTGTAAATGCACCAATATCCTATTCCCTTGCCTGTGGGCTTGTAAGCTATATGGAATCGTACGGAATTGACACAATGAGCAAGTTTTTCAAAAACCTTCAAAAAGGTTACGATTTTAAAACAGCCTTTTTTGCCGCATTCGGAATTGATTTCAACTTTTTTCTTTTAATGTTCAGGGATGACTTTCTCTCAAGGTACACAATGTTCAACCTTATAATCTCCTTTAAAGGATTAGGCGGTGTTATCTTTTTCCTTTCAATCATTATTATCTTTATCCGATACTTTAGAAATAAAAAAAGAATAAAAAAGATGGTGGAAGACGAAAAAAACAGCCAGATAGAACCTTATGTGGAACAATGTGAAGAGTCAGAAAACAAAGAATAA
- the pepT gene encoding peptidase T codes for MIDRERLVERFLNYVKVKTTSDEESNTFPSTPEQIEFAKKLVEELKALGVKDVELDKAGYVYATIPSNVDWDVPPIGFIAHMDTSPAESGENVNPIIHKNYQGGNIELPNGGIVLTPEENPILNKLIGDDIITTDGTTLLGADDKAGIAEIMTAVEYMMKHPEFKHGEIKIAFTPDEEIGKGVDYFDVKKFGAKFAYTMDGGPLGELEDENFNADKAEIIFKGINVHPGYAKGKLVNSIRMASLFVTLMNENTLPETTEKREGYYHTTIINGMENETRLQIIIRSFDMDELKALEDDLFKIKEKVLEKFPKGEIDLKIVEQYRNMKYILDEHPEVLNIALKAFEKLGIEPERKPIRGGTDGSRLTFMGVPTPNIFAGGINFHSKKEFTSVNTMEKATEVILTIANLWAEENKK; via the coding sequence ATGATTGACAGAGAGAGATTGGTTGAAAGGTTTTTAAACTATGTAAAGGTTAAAACAACATCAGACGAAGAGTCAAACACATTTCCATCAACACCGGAACAGATAGAATTTGCGAAAAAGTTGGTTGAAGAGTTAAAGGCATTAGGCGTAAAAGATGTTGAATTGGATAAAGCAGGATATGTTTACGCAACAATTCCTTCAAATGTTGACTGGGATGTGCCCCCAATTGGTTTTATAGCCCACATGGATACATCTCCAGCAGAAAGCGGGGAAAATGTAAATCCAATTATCCATAAAAACTATCAGGGGGGAAATATTGAACTTCCAAACGGCGGCATTGTTTTAACCCCTGAAGAAAACCCAATATTAAACAAACTCATAGGAGATGACATAATAACCACAGACGGCACAACGCTTTTAGGGGCAGACGACAAAGCGGGAATAGCTGAAATAATGACTGCTGTTGAATATATGATGAAACACCCAGAATTTAAGCACGGTGAAATAAAGATTGCCTTTACCCCTGACGAAGAAATAGGCAAAGGTGTTGATTATTTTGATGTTAAAAAGTTTGGAGCAAAGTTTGCCTACACAATGGACGGTGGACCATTGGGGGAATTGGAAGATGAAAACTTTAACGCAGATAAGGCTGAAATAATTTTCAAGGGGATAAATGTTCACCCTGGTTATGCAAAGGGGAAATTGGTTAATTCAATAAGAATGGCATCTTTGTTTGTAACATTGATGAACGAAAACACCCTTCCAGAAACAACAGAAAAAAGGGAAGGATACTATCACACAACAATTATTAACGGTATGGAAAATGAAACAAGGCTTCAAATTATAATTAGAAGCTTTGATATGGACGAGTTAAAAGCTCTTGAAGATGACCTCTTTAAAATAAAGGAAAAGGTTTTAGAAAAATTCCCGAAAGGTGAGATTGACCTGAAAATTGTTGAGCAGTACAGAAATATGAAGTACATTCTTGACGAACACCCTGAAGTATTAAACATTGCTTTAAAAGCATTTGAAAAATTGGGGATTGAACCTGAGAGAAAGCCTATAAGAGGGGGAACTGACGGTTCAAGACTAACCTTTATGGGAGTGCCAACGCCAAATATATTTGCAGGTGGAATAAACTTCCATTCAAAAAAAGAGTTTACATCAGTTAACACAATGGAAAAGGCAACAGAGGTAATATTAACCATTGCAAACCTGTGGGCAGAAGAAAACAAAAAATGA